In Streptomyces paludis, the genomic stretch CGCCATGGCACGACGCCATGGCCGGACACCTTCCGCTTCTCCGAACCTGAGCAGAGCATGGGCTCCGGCGCAGCGAAGTCGCAAGCCGCTAACCCAAGTGGATCTAATCTGTCCAAAATGATTCGATTTATTGCCTAAATTGATCGAACTCGCCCAGGAGCTCCTGCTCGGAGTGATCGCTACCCCCACCCCCTTCGGCCGTGAACGGGCCGCCGACCTCTGCCGTGAGGGCAGGTTACGAGCGGTCCCGCCCTCGCCTGACCGGCACGAATTCTCGGTGCTGGTCGTCGCGTGTCGTCAGTCCGGGTTTCCGCTCCGTGCCTCAGCTGTCTGTCCCGGGCGTGTGTCAGTGAGTTGAACTGAGGTTCCCCGTGTGTCCTGAACGTGAAGGAGAGTTCGATGTAGGAAGAACGATCTGGAGCGATGCTGCACGGATGATGAAGGTTTTGGCCCTTCGGAGTCGCCCTGCGGAGGGAGGCTTCAAACCGCCTCATGCTGCGTTGGCTGAAGACCGTCGTGGTGAGCGATGAGGAAAAGGCGCTGGTCAAGGCGTCAGGTGGGGGCCGGGAAGACGAACGCGAGTGAACCACTGCTGACGTGTCGTTACTCATGAGGTGACATCGAAACCGGGGCGTGGGGAAAGTTCCGGGATGAGCCTGGCGGGAGTCCGCTGACTGGCCAGGTGGTGTCCGGCATGGAGGTGGCGTGAGCCCGGTCTGCGGCGTCCGTGTGGAACAGGAGAAGGCACGTCCGGATGCTGCCCGTCAACGTGGACGGGCGAGAGGGAGTGCCCCGAATCGGTGAAGACCGTGAGGGGTCGAGTACCGATGCCGGGTGTGCCGGCGGACCGGTTCGTAGTAGTGGTGATGTCCCTGGAACGGGGGCGGAGCGAAAGAGCCGGGTCGTTCGTGGCTGTGTTCGTTCGATCAACCGGAAGTTCTCCGGGAGGAGTCGTGTGGATCAGCAGAAAGCGCCGGACAAGCCGTTCGTAATTTCGAAGCGGGCAGTCTGGGAGGCGTGGGAGAAGGTCAGAGCGAACAAAGGTGCGCCCGGAGCTGACGGGGTGTCGCTTGAGGCGTTCGAGTCCGATCTGAAGAACAACCTCTTCAAGATCTGGAACCGGATGTCCTCGGGTAGCTACTTCCCGCCGCCGGTGCGCGCGGTCGAGATCCCGAAGGCGCACGGCCGGGGCATCAGAGTGCTTGGTGTGCCGGGTGTGGCTGATCGGGTAGCGCAGACGGTGGTGGCCAGGGTGCTGGAGGAGCGGGCCGAGCCTGTCTTTCATCCGGACTCCTATGGCTATCGTCCGCAGCGTTCCGCGCTCGATGCGGTGGCCGCCTGCCGGGAACGCTGCTGGAAGACGAACTGGGTGATCGATCTCGACATCCGGGCGTTTTTCGACAGCGTCCCCTGGGCTCTGGTGGTCAAGGCGGTCGAGGCGGTCTGCGATCTGCCGTGGGTATTGCTGTATGTGAAGCGGTGGTTGGCCGCGCCACTGGCGATGCCCGACGGCACGCTGGTGCAGCGGGACCGGGGAACCCCACAGGGCTCAGCGGTCTCACCCGTACTCGCGAATCTGTTCATGCATTACGCGTTCGATGCCTGGTTGGCCCGGGAGTTCCCGGCTGTCCGGTTCGAGCGGTATGCGGACGATGCGGTTGTGCACTGCGTCACCGAGCGCCAGGCCCGTGAGGTCCTGGCGGCGCTCGGGAAACGGATGCGTGAGGTCGGACTGGAGCTGCACCCGGACAAGACCCGGGTCGTGTACTGCAAGGACAATAAGCGCCAAGGCCCTCACCGGGACACGGCGTTCACGTTCTTGGGGTTCACCTTCCGGGCTCGCGGGGCGCGGGACAAGCAGGGGCGGATGTTCAGCTCCTTCATGCCCGCGATCAGCAAGGACGCTCTGAAGGCGATCGGTGCGCAGGTGCGGTCCTGGCGGCTGCACCAGCACACAGGTCTTTCCGAAGCGGACCTCGCGCAGTGGATCAATCCCATCGTGCGAGGCTGGATGAACTA encodes the following:
- the ltrA gene encoding group II intron reverse transcriptase/maturase; translation: MDQQKAPDKPFVISKRAVWEAWEKVRANKGAPGADGVSLEAFESDLKNNLFKIWNRMSSGSYFPPPVRAVEIPKAHGRGIRVLGVPGVADRVAQTVVARVLEERAEPVFHPDSYGYRPQRSALDAVAACRERCWKTNWVIDLDIRAFFDSVPWALVVKAVEAVCDLPWVLLYVKRWLAAPLAMPDGTLVQRDRGTPQGSAVSPVLANLFMHYAFDAWLAREFPAVRFERYADDAVVHCVTERQAREVLAALGKRMREVGLELHPDKTRVVYCKDNKRQGPHRDTAFTFLGFTFRARGARDKQGRMFSSFMPAISKDALKAIGAQVRSWRLHQHTGLSEADLAQWINPIVRGWMNYYGAFYRSALYPLLGRINAYLVRWMRKKYKRLQGHKKARDSWERAIRLRPGFFAHWRWVTWAPAVW